Proteins from a genomic interval of Dermacentor variabilis isolate Ectoservices chromosome 8, ASM5094787v1, whole genome shotgun sequence:
- the stv gene encoding BAG domain-containing protein starvin isoform X2, which translates to MAGRKRKSQPAFYDDPEWRNTSSVFGNSGSMPGSPQSSRVRRGWTTEFDEGGVPIKVVHETSGGGGGGSSSHDEANDAASETSSQGSRSSCSSARSGGGGANGASCSKSRHEPRVHHIPIMVEPRTGASSSAGYASDGELKPQSQARRTFAAAPSPKESQPQPASGEPRNVHTIPVEVDGYPMQGQARSPSSHNHHHHNEEMAGESQNVRTVPIEMDCGDEAMARCRVDDPMDEQEAGGKSWPHTFPRQKCQQSSRRTPSTAKSSSGGRLGPQAAPAKQGSEPPPPQQQETKAQSTAEEQIRRISLELADLRQQVLNFSGRTGDKQYKFLDEMLTRLMIKLDAVDPAGRDDVRQLRKSMVREVQSVINLLEGRPPAGALVEVVTQEVEGLADEAGPSNEEGGSESPSEATGAAAAAASAAPEVSPEVPPPAAVERVGGKDEKGDTPMEVEAPATSEAQPPPSVEMVPATSGGGASAEELPPEPELPTIPMPVDIDPCAASSSGNMAEGLHARSASPFNERNLSSLNSEDESTHIEGSIPTEHSGSTEL; encoded by the exons ATGGCTGGTCGCAAGCGAAAATCTCAG CCCGCCTTCTATGACGACCCGGAATGGCGCAACACCAGCTCCGTGTTCGGCAACTCCGGCTCCATGCCCGGCTCGCCGCAGTCGTCGCGCGTGCGCCGGGGCTGGACCACCGAATTCGACGAAGGCGGCGTGCCCATCAAGGTGGTCCACGAGACTtccggaggcggcggcggcggcagcagcagccacgaCGAGGCCAACGATGCCGCCTCGGAGACGTCGTCCCAGGGCAGTCGCTCCAGCTGCTCGAGCGctcgcagcggcggcggcggagccaACGGCGCGTCGTGCTCCAAGTCGCGCCACGAACCTCGCGTCCACCACATCCCCATCATGGTGGAGCCCCGCACGGGCGCCTCGAGCAGCGCGGGCTACGCGTCCGACGGTGAGCTCAAGCCTCAGAGCCAGGCCAGGAGGACGTTCGCCGCAGCCCCGAGCCCCAAGGAAAGCCAGCCGCAGCCTGCTTCCGGGGAGCCCAGGAATGTCCACACTATACCCGTCGAAGTGGACGGATACCCAATGCAGGGACAGGCCAGAAGCCCGTCGTCTcataaccaccaccaccacaacgaAGAAATGGCCGGAGAGTCGCAGAACGTGCGGACTGTCCCCATTGAAATGGACTGCGGGGACGAGGCTATGGCCAGGTGTCGGGTCGACGATCCGATGGACGAGCAGGAAGCTGGCGGAAAGAGTTGGCCGCACACGTTCCCGAGGCAAAAGTGCCAGCAGTCGTCAAGGCGCACCCCATCGACGGCCAAATCGTCGTCGGGTGGCAGGCTAGGACCGCAGGCTGCACCAGCAAAGCAGGGCTCGGAGCCCCCGCCGCCACAGCAGCAAGAGACGAAGGCGCAGTCCACGGCCGAGGAGCAGATCCGAAGGATCAGCCTGGAGCTTGCGGACCTGCGACAGCAGGTGTTGAATTTCAGTGGTAGGACCGGTGACAAGCAGTACAAGTTTCTTGATGAGATGCTTACGCGACTCATGATCAAGCTTGATGCTGTGGACCCAGCAGGCAGAGATGACGTCCGCCAGCTGCGCAAGTCGATGGTCAGAGAAGTGCAGTCTGTCATCAACTTGCTCGAGGGCAGACCTCCAGCGGGTGCTCTTGTTGAGGTTGTAACTCAGGAAGTCGAAGGCCTTGCCGATGAAGCCGGTCCATCCAACGAAGAGGGAGGCAGTGAGAGTCCCAGCGAGGCTACcggtgctgctgcagcagccGCTTCCGCAGCTCCTGAGGTGTCGCCTGAAGTGCCACCGCCAGCTGCTGTCGAGAGGGTTGGCGGCAAGGATGAGAAAGGAGACACACCAATGGAAGTCGAGGCGCCAGCAACTTCTGAAGCCCAGCCACCACCAAGCGTCGAGATGGTCCCAGCCACATCGGGTGGTGGCGCAAGTGCAGAAGAGCTACCACCTGAACCCGAACTTCCAACAATTCCGATGCCTGTCGACATTGACCCTTGCGCAGCTAGTTCCTCTGGTAACATGGCAGAGGGGCTCCATGCGAGATCGGCGAGCCCCTTTAACGAACGAAACCTGTCGTCTCTAAACAGCGAAGATGAGAGTACACATATTGAAGGCAGCATCCCCACTGAGCACTCGGGCTCGACGGAACTCTGA
- the stv gene encoding BAG domain-containing protein starvin isoform X1, protein MSYRRVPFQFNPDRSSDERRSEILRRFGFQPEEDNMFYETNSPSWSTDWAGRFHRPAFYDDPEWRNTSSVFGNSGSMPGSPQSSRVRRGWTTEFDEGGVPIKVVHETSGGGGGGSSSHDEANDAASETSSQGSRSSCSSARSGGGGANGASCSKSRHEPRVHHIPIMVEPRTGASSSAGYASDGELKPQSQARRTFAAAPSPKESQPQPASGEPRNVHTIPVEVDGYPMQGQARSPSSHNHHHHNEEMAGESQNVRTVPIEMDCGDEAMARCRVDDPMDEQEAGGKSWPHTFPRQKCQQSSRRTPSTAKSSSGGRLGPQAAPAKQGSEPPPPQQQETKAQSTAEEQIRRISLELADLRQQVLNFSGRTGDKQYKFLDEMLTRLMIKLDAVDPAGRDDVRQLRKSMVREVQSVINLLEGRPPAGALVEVVTQEVEGLADEAGPSNEEGGSESPSEATGAAAAAASAAPEVSPEVPPPAAVERVGGKDEKGDTPMEVEAPATSEAQPPPSVEMVPATSGGGASAEELPPEPELPTIPMPVDIDPCAASSSGNMAEGLHARSASPFNERNLSSLNSEDESTHIEGSIPTEHSGSTEL, encoded by the exons ATGAGCTACAGACGAGTGCCGTTTCAGTTTAATCCCGACCGAAGCTCGGACGAGAGACGATCGGAGATACTGCGAAGATTCGGGTTTCAGCCCGAAGAGGATAACATGTTCTACGAAACCAATTCGCCCTCATGGTCGACGGACTGGGCCGGCCGTTTCCACAGG CCCGCCTTCTATGACGACCCGGAATGGCGCAACACCAGCTCCGTGTTCGGCAACTCCGGCTCCATGCCCGGCTCGCCGCAGTCGTCGCGCGTGCGCCGGGGCTGGACCACCGAATTCGACGAAGGCGGCGTGCCCATCAAGGTGGTCCACGAGACTtccggaggcggcggcggcggcagcagcagccacgaCGAGGCCAACGATGCCGCCTCGGAGACGTCGTCCCAGGGCAGTCGCTCCAGCTGCTCGAGCGctcgcagcggcggcggcggagccaACGGCGCGTCGTGCTCCAAGTCGCGCCACGAACCTCGCGTCCACCACATCCCCATCATGGTGGAGCCCCGCACGGGCGCCTCGAGCAGCGCGGGCTACGCGTCCGACGGTGAGCTCAAGCCTCAGAGCCAGGCCAGGAGGACGTTCGCCGCAGCCCCGAGCCCCAAGGAAAGCCAGCCGCAGCCTGCTTCCGGGGAGCCCAGGAATGTCCACACTATACCCGTCGAAGTGGACGGATACCCAATGCAGGGACAGGCCAGAAGCCCGTCGTCTcataaccaccaccaccacaacgaAGAAATGGCCGGAGAGTCGCAGAACGTGCGGACTGTCCCCATTGAAATGGACTGCGGGGACGAGGCTATGGCCAGGTGTCGGGTCGACGATCCGATGGACGAGCAGGAAGCTGGCGGAAAGAGTTGGCCGCACACGTTCCCGAGGCAAAAGTGCCAGCAGTCGTCAAGGCGCACCCCATCGACGGCCAAATCGTCGTCGGGTGGCAGGCTAGGACCGCAGGCTGCACCAGCAAAGCAGGGCTCGGAGCCCCCGCCGCCACAGCAGCAAGAGACGAAGGCGCAGTCCACGGCCGAGGAGCAGATCCGAAGGATCAGCCTGGAGCTTGCGGACCTGCGACAGCAGGTGTTGAATTTCAGTGGTAGGACCGGTGACAAGCAGTACAAGTTTCTTGATGAGATGCTTACGCGACTCATGATCAAGCTTGATGCTGTGGACCCAGCAGGCAGAGATGACGTCCGCCAGCTGCGCAAGTCGATGGTCAGAGAAGTGCAGTCTGTCATCAACTTGCTCGAGGGCAGACCTCCAGCGGGTGCTCTTGTTGAGGTTGTAACTCAGGAAGTCGAAGGCCTTGCCGATGAAGCCGGTCCATCCAACGAAGAGGGAGGCAGTGAGAGTCCCAGCGAGGCTACcggtgctgctgcagcagccGCTTCCGCAGCTCCTGAGGTGTCGCCTGAAGTGCCACCGCCAGCTGCTGTCGAGAGGGTTGGCGGCAAGGATGAGAAAGGAGACACACCAATGGAAGTCGAGGCGCCAGCAACTTCTGAAGCCCAGCCACCACCAAGCGTCGAGATGGTCCCAGCCACATCGGGTGGTGGCGCAAGTGCAGAAGAGCTACCACCTGAACCCGAACTTCCAACAATTCCGATGCCTGTCGACATTGACCCTTGCGCAGCTAGTTCCTCTGGTAACATGGCAGAGGGGCTCCATGCGAGATCGGCGAGCCCCTTTAACGAACGAAACCTGTCGTCTCTAAACAGCGAAGATGAGAGTACACATATTGAAGGCAGCATCCCCACTGAGCACTCGGGCTCGACGGAACTCTGA
- the LOC142590002 gene encoding uncharacterized protein LOC142590002 isoform X1, with protein sequence MGGSGSRAASTADRPVPPPPQQQQPACSDALALSSAPRSGPLLVPRYAMFIRRAWSRLRKAPASTATAPYASPADVRDAGVQQSTSPSTTAEDKGKAAGGGPSARATSLMGVVMSSAAEERIRWRRNGRDRRRSWGFRKLKTRSDSAMSSPEGPASPKAPPNVAADVAGALAEGSPRSPSANKPGLTPAGTLDPSTVTNATAGADDYACLAEDDINWSTGYVKLCYMPDALNQGQCSSFQDLRKGLDEYPATTVQSQVVVERLQSVEQRVNLRDGRSVFSETTERICYGRKTARVVSEGDTSEEQACELMTFDADGSMTTAVLQRSVVVQQKRSRTECPGWQTSTPDITDEERTVLAVPQQQVQTTSTTTPGVTPEPIETRRCGSLSPTGPVVGNYCPVGLLIQPHQQYQQQRRRCWGNGISSDDNGRGGAAVQRRDSVFDSGSFLYALRHSPPANFPPPHPPATSEQQRQQQFWCGDRGSLENYAARGDFSGQAGTWHNRHRRRHQVPRAERCSGSAPSSEDDGSAFARRTSASSRQRSGTAAAKASFDDGEVADIFMFSDDDDDLCAEDLCATDSDHDRPVVAPPMRPGNNNHHFEVNLGSREMAAAAGGQRNVEDGSGDNSSRMIELAVRI encoded by the exons ATGGGCGGCTCGGGCTCGCGCGCTGCATCGACGGCCGATCGGCCCGTACcaccgccgccgcagcagcagcagccggcctGCTCCGACGCTCTGGCCCTGAGCTCGGCGCCCCGGTCGGGTCCGCTGCTGGTGCCCCGCTACGCCATGTTCATCCGGCGCGCATGGAGCAGGCTGCGCAAGGCGCCGGCGTCGACCGCCACGGCTCCCTACGCGTCGCCCGCAGACGTCCGCGACGCCGGAGTCCAGCAGTCGACCAGTCCCTCGACGACGGCCGAGGACAAAGGCAAGGCCGCAGGAGGAGGTCCTTCGGCGAGGGCTACGTCCTTGATGGGCGTCGTCATGTCTTCCGCGGCGGAGGAGAGGATACGGTGGCGCAG GAACGGCCGAGACCGTCGAAGAAGTTGGGGCTTCCGTAAACTGAAGACCAGGAGTGACTCGGCCATGTCTAGTCCTGAGGGCCCGGCTAGTCCGAAGGCGCCTCCAAACGTCGCGGCCGACGTCGCCGGCGCCTTAGCAGAAGGCTCGCCGCGAAGTCCGTCTGCCAACAAGCCCGGACTGACGCCCGCGGGGACGCTCGACCCCAGCACAGTCACGAATGCGACGGCGGGAGCAGACGATTACGCCTGCCTTGCAGAAGACGACATCAATTGGTCCACCGGCTATGTCAAGCTCTGCTACATGCCGGACGCTCTCAACCAAGGTC AGTGCAGCTCGTTCCAGGACCTGCGCAAGGGTCTTGACGAGTATCCCGCAACCACTGTGCAAAGCCAGGTGGTCGTGGAACGCCTGCAGAGCGTGGAGCAGCGGGTGAACCTCCGCGATGGCAGGTCTGTCTTCAGCGAGACCACTGAGCGGATATGCTACGGCCGGAAGACGGCGCGAGTCGTCTCGGAGGGCGACACCTCCGAGGAACAGGCATGCGAACTCATGACCTTCGACGCCGACGGCTCCATGACGACGGCGGTCCTTCAGAGGTCCGTCGTCGTCCAGCAGAAGCGTTCCAGGACCGAGTGTCCTGGATGGCAGACGTCTACGCCGGACATCACCGACGAAGAGCGGACAGTTCTCGCGGTCCCGCAGCAGCAGGTCCAGACGACCTCTACGACAACGCCCGGGGTGACGCCAGAACCGATCGAGACCCGTCGCTGCGGCAGCCTGTCCCCTACGGGGCCCGTGGTGGGAAACTACTGCCCGGTGGGTCTTCTGATCCAGCCTCACCAACAGTATCAGCAGCAGCGCCGACGTTGCTGGGGAAACGGCATCTCCAGCGACGACAACGGCAGGGGCGGTGCAGCGGTTCAGCGTCGGGACTCGGTTTTCGACAGCGGCTCCTTCCTGTATGCCCTCAGGCACAGTCCCCCCGCAAACTTCCCGCCCCCGCACCCGCCCGCAACGTCCgaacagcagcgccagcagcagTTCTGGTGCGGCGATCGCGGCAGTCTCGAGAACTACGCCGCCAGGGGAGACTTCAGCGGGCAGGCCGGTACCTGGCACAACcgtcaccgccgccgccaccaagTTCCCAGAGCGGAACGGTGTTCCGGTTCCGCTCCGAGTTCCGAAGACGACGGCAGCGCCTTCGCGCGGAGGACGTCCGCGTCCTCGCGCCAACGGTCTGGGACGGCCGCGGCGAAGGCGTCCTTCGACGACGGGGAGGTCGCGGACATCTTCATGttcagcgacgacgacgacgacctctGCGCGGAAGACCTTTGCGCGACCGATAGCGATCACGATCGCCCGGTGGTGGCGCCACCGATGCGGCCTGGCAACAACAACCACCACTTTGAGGTCAACCTCGGATCTCGAGAGATGGCCGCCGCAGCTGGGGGTCAAAGGAATGTCGAGGACGGTTCCGGGGACAACTCCTCGAGGATGATAGAGTTGGCGGTGCGCATTTGA
- the LOC142590002 gene encoding uncharacterized protein LOC142590002 isoform X2, which yields MGGSGSRAASTADRPVPPPPQQQQPACSDALALSSAPRSGPLLVPRYAMFIRRAWSRLRKAPASTATAPYASPADVRDAGVQQSTSPSTTAEDKGKAAGGGPSARATSLMGVVMSSAAEERIRWRRNGRDRRRSWGFRKLKTRSDSAMSSPEGPASPKAPPNVAADVAGALAEGSPRSPSANKPGLTPAGTLDPSTVTNATAGADDYACLAEDDINWSTGYVKLCYMPDALNQECSSFQDLRKGLDEYPATTVQSQVVVERLQSVEQRVNLRDGRSVFSETTERICYGRKTARVVSEGDTSEEQACELMTFDADGSMTTAVLQRSVVVQQKRSRTECPGWQTSTPDITDEERTVLAVPQQQVQTTSTTTPGVTPEPIETRRCGSLSPTGPVVGNYCPVGLLIQPHQQYQQQRRRCWGNGISSDDNGRGGAAVQRRDSVFDSGSFLYALRHSPPANFPPPHPPATSEQQRQQQFWCGDRGSLENYAARGDFSGQAGTWHNRHRRRHQVPRAERCSGSAPSSEDDGSAFARRTSASSRQRSGTAAAKASFDDGEVADIFMFSDDDDDLCAEDLCATDSDHDRPVVAPPMRPGNNNHHFEVNLGSREMAAAAGGQRNVEDGSGDNSSRMIELAVRI from the exons ATGGGCGGCTCGGGCTCGCGCGCTGCATCGACGGCCGATCGGCCCGTACcaccgccgccgcagcagcagcagccggcctGCTCCGACGCTCTGGCCCTGAGCTCGGCGCCCCGGTCGGGTCCGCTGCTGGTGCCCCGCTACGCCATGTTCATCCGGCGCGCATGGAGCAGGCTGCGCAAGGCGCCGGCGTCGACCGCCACGGCTCCCTACGCGTCGCCCGCAGACGTCCGCGACGCCGGAGTCCAGCAGTCGACCAGTCCCTCGACGACGGCCGAGGACAAAGGCAAGGCCGCAGGAGGAGGTCCTTCGGCGAGGGCTACGTCCTTGATGGGCGTCGTCATGTCTTCCGCGGCGGAGGAGAGGATACGGTGGCGCAG GAACGGCCGAGACCGTCGAAGAAGTTGGGGCTTCCGTAAACTGAAGACCAGGAGTGACTCGGCCATGTCTAGTCCTGAGGGCCCGGCTAGTCCGAAGGCGCCTCCAAACGTCGCGGCCGACGTCGCCGGCGCCTTAGCAGAAGGCTCGCCGCGAAGTCCGTCTGCCAACAAGCCCGGACTGACGCCCGCGGGGACGCTCGACCCCAGCACAGTCACGAATGCGACGGCGGGAGCAGACGATTACGCCTGCCTTGCAGAAGACGACATCAATTGGTCCACCGGCTATGTCAAGCTCTGCTACATGCCGGACGCTCTCAACCAAG AGTGCAGCTCGTTCCAGGACCTGCGCAAGGGTCTTGACGAGTATCCCGCAACCACTGTGCAAAGCCAGGTGGTCGTGGAACGCCTGCAGAGCGTGGAGCAGCGGGTGAACCTCCGCGATGGCAGGTCTGTCTTCAGCGAGACCACTGAGCGGATATGCTACGGCCGGAAGACGGCGCGAGTCGTCTCGGAGGGCGACACCTCCGAGGAACAGGCATGCGAACTCATGACCTTCGACGCCGACGGCTCCATGACGACGGCGGTCCTTCAGAGGTCCGTCGTCGTCCAGCAGAAGCGTTCCAGGACCGAGTGTCCTGGATGGCAGACGTCTACGCCGGACATCACCGACGAAGAGCGGACAGTTCTCGCGGTCCCGCAGCAGCAGGTCCAGACGACCTCTACGACAACGCCCGGGGTGACGCCAGAACCGATCGAGACCCGTCGCTGCGGCAGCCTGTCCCCTACGGGGCCCGTGGTGGGAAACTACTGCCCGGTGGGTCTTCTGATCCAGCCTCACCAACAGTATCAGCAGCAGCGCCGACGTTGCTGGGGAAACGGCATCTCCAGCGACGACAACGGCAGGGGCGGTGCAGCGGTTCAGCGTCGGGACTCGGTTTTCGACAGCGGCTCCTTCCTGTATGCCCTCAGGCACAGTCCCCCCGCAAACTTCCCGCCCCCGCACCCGCCCGCAACGTCCgaacagcagcgccagcagcagTTCTGGTGCGGCGATCGCGGCAGTCTCGAGAACTACGCCGCCAGGGGAGACTTCAGCGGGCAGGCCGGTACCTGGCACAACcgtcaccgccgccgccaccaagTTCCCAGAGCGGAACGGTGTTCCGGTTCCGCTCCGAGTTCCGAAGACGACGGCAGCGCCTTCGCGCGGAGGACGTCCGCGTCCTCGCGCCAACGGTCTGGGACGGCCGCGGCGAAGGCGTCCTTCGACGACGGGGAGGTCGCGGACATCTTCATGttcagcgacgacgacgacgacctctGCGCGGAAGACCTTTGCGCGACCGATAGCGATCACGATCGCCCGGTGGTGGCGCCACCGATGCGGCCTGGCAACAACAACCACCACTTTGAGGTCAACCTCGGATCTCGAGAGATGGCCGCCGCAGCTGGGGGTCAAAGGAATGTCGAGGACGGTTCCGGGGACAACTCCTCGAGGATGATAGAGTTGGCGGTGCGCATTTGA